The following coding sequences are from one Cervus canadensis isolate Bull #8, Minnesota chromosome 4, ASM1932006v1, whole genome shotgun sequence window:
- the CCNG1 gene encoding LOW QUALITY PROTEIN: cyclin-G1 (The sequence of the model RefSeq protein was modified relative to this genomic sequence to represent the inferred CDS: inserted 2 bases in 1 codon) — protein sequence MIEVLTTTDSQKLLHQLNALLEQELRCQPKVCGLRLIESAHDNGLRMTARLRDFEVKDLLSLTQFFGFDTETFSLAVNLLDRFLSKMKVQPKHLGCVGLSCFYLAVKSTEEERNVPLATDLIRISQYRFTVSDLMRMEKIVLEKVCWKVKATTAFQFLQLYHSLLQEGVPHERRSSLNFERLEAQLKACYCRIIFSKAKPSVLALSIIALEIQAQKYIELTEGVERLQKHSKISGRDLTFWQELVSKCLAEYSSNKCSKPNVQKLKWIVSGRTARKWALNWMITATKNFXEAFLHNPELWIP from the exons ATGATAGAGGTACTGACAACAACTGACTCTCAGAAACTGCTACACCAGCTGAATGCCCTGTTGGAACAGGAGTTGAGATGTCAGCCAAAGGTCTGCGGCTTGAGACTAATTGAATCTGCACATGATAATGGCCTTAGAATGACTGCAAGACTGAGGGACTTTGAAGTAAAAGATCTTCTTAGTCTAACTCAGTTCTTTGGCTTTGACACGGAGAcattttctctagctgtgaaTTTACTGGACAGATTCCTGTCTAAAATGAAG GTACAGCCCAAGCACCTTGGGTGTGTTGGACTAAGCTGCTTCTATTTGGCTGTAAAATcaacagaagaggaaaggaatgTCCCATTGGCTACTGACTTGATCCGAATCAGTCAGTACAGGTTCACGGTTTCAGACCTGATGAGAATGGAGAAGATTGTACTGGAGAAGGTGTGTTGGAAAGTCAAAGCTACCACTGCCTTTCAGTTTCTGCAACTCTATCATTCACTCCTTCAGGAGGGCGTGCCACATGAAAG gAGGAGTAGCCTTAATTTTGAAAGACTAGAAGCCCAACTTAAGGCATGCTACTGCAGGATCATATTTTCTAAAGcaaag CCGTCTGTGTTGGCATTGTCTATCATCGCATTGGAGATCCAAGCGCAGAAGTATATAGAGTTAACAGAAGGAGTAGAACGTCTTCAGAAACATTCCAAG ATCAGTGGCAGAGATTTGACTTTCTGGCAAGAGCTTGTATCCAAGTGTTTAGCTGAATATTCATCGAACAAGTGTTCCAAACCAAATGTTCAGAAGTTGAAATGGATTGTTTCTGGGAGGACTGC CCGGAAATGGGCCCTTAATTG GATGATTACAGCAACAAAAAACTT TGAAGCCTTTCTCCACAATCCTGAGCTGTGGATTCCATAA